One genomic region from Haloarcula taiwanensis encodes:
- a CDS encoding phosphoesterase: MYSINVPLPSAVTSLAADLAADLPLAQRRGRGEHTLVAKRLGDGDHAAYARLEAQGREVLRGQPAFEAEISEIEQFETAATGPSPVVYLAVESPGLVGLHERLCERFDPVDEMEGDEYVPHVTVARGGDRDAAARLVEQGIDPIRWTVDELTFYDADRNQPVSRVSLPG; the protein is encoded by the coding sequence GTGTACAGCATCAACGTCCCACTCCCGTCAGCAGTCACGTCGCTGGCCGCCGACCTTGCGGCGGACCTGCCGCTCGCACAGCGGCGGGGACGGGGTGAGCACACGCTGGTCGCCAAGCGGCTGGGTGACGGCGACCACGCGGCCTACGCGCGACTGGAAGCGCAGGGGCGCGAAGTGCTTCGCGGCCAGCCGGCGTTCGAGGCGGAGATTTCAGAGATCGAGCAGTTCGAGACAGCCGCGACCGGCCCGTCACCAGTAGTGTACCTCGCCGTCGAGAGCCCGGGGCTGGTCGGTTTACACGAGCGGCTCTGCGAGCGCTTCGATCCCGTCGACGAAATGGAAGGCGACGAGTACGTCCCGCACGTGACCGTCGCCCGCGGCGGGGACCGCGACGCGGCCGCGCGGCTGGTCGAGCAGGGTATCGACCCGATCCGGTGGACCGTCGACGAACTCACCTTCTACGACGCCGACCGGAACCAGCCGGTCAGCCGGGTGTCGTTGCCGGGCTAG
- a CDS encoding DNA-binding protein yields MDYREVDSTSEFVCRLEHGGDWRAQIEAFADEQGIDAGFFYGLGAVQDAELMFYDQDRTEYDSLTFDEPLEVAACMGNISHLDGKRFAHTHAVLSRPDGEAIAGHLNAGTVWAGELYVRGFDTELKREHDEPTDLDLWDI; encoded by the coding sequence ATGGATTACCGCGAAGTCGACAGTACGTCCGAGTTCGTCTGCCGACTGGAGCACGGTGGGGACTGGCGCGCGCAGATCGAGGCCTTCGCGGACGAACAGGGCATCGACGCCGGCTTTTTTTACGGGCTTGGGGCAGTGCAGGACGCGGAGCTCATGTTCTACGACCAAGACCGGACCGAGTACGACTCGCTGACCTTCGACGAACCGCTTGAGGTCGCCGCTTGCATGGGCAACATCTCGCATCTCGACGGGAAGCGGTTCGCCCACACCCACGCCGTCCTCTCCCGGCCCGACGGCGAAGCGATTGCCGGCCACCTGAACGCCGGCACCGTCTGGGCGGGCGAACTGTACGTCCGCGGATTCGATACAGAACTCAAGCGGGAGCACGACGAGCCGACCGATCTGGACCTCTGGGATATCTAA